The Chrysoperla carnea chromosome X, inChrCarn1.1, whole genome shotgun sequence genome includes a region encoding these proteins:
- the LOC123302885 gene encoding uncharacterized protein LOC123302885, translating to MAEAKLQSKLKVLTSKKQTLFKRVQLLFDKSQNIADETIVNDFLIRYSTLNETCNEFKLLVDDINLINLELDPEFEPNCQELNVIDELFCYIKSVADSLKVKKSEQVNESVKSIGDIVSPRLPKITIPSFDGNPLRWPIFYATFKSLVHENIKLDSISKLRYLLGSLTHNALALCSGVPPTPENYSLMWDSLIDKYQDSRHIAFMYLDQILKFKPFLVESGQNLNLFVEKFDSAVNALKEVKVGELSDFILMTIALQKLDVHTQKLFEQSLAKGVIPTYNELSVFIKTQAKILSRTSGSANSSKQANSKAVMHSFAISADSNSSDVMSNNTYEKLICPKCKGDHKLFKCHKFMSLTPTERVHVVKAHNLCFNCLHSNHGVKNCSSNSSCRKCSKRHHTLLHFHHKSDANGKDNSEVLKGNPSTSSVSVESKPSPPVNLCSTSELVQSKYTVLLATAQVHVVSHFGENFLFRFLIDSASQCSFITQRCCQRLKLPVNRACLTVSGIGVSEKRVNGQAQLKFYSKYDIHIKYTMDVLIVDKITDQLPTCVIDSEVCDTFKNLRLADDEFYRPSEIDGMIGAELVPYILKGLRITGPDSPVALDSTLGFIIMGKAKAEVTNNIIQSYCCVNSPLNMDQLIQQFWDKEEVPNGTVLNADDLECEKLFAASVKRDVSGRYEVALPFRKIFSDLGDSYTSALRRFQNLEKRFASMPLFKKQYMEVIRDYFDEGHLKTISGLHPKSCGYFIPHHGVFKASSSSTPLRVVFDASAKTDNGISLNDALYTGPKLQTDIFDILLNFRLFQFAMTSDVKQMYRQIELCPPHQKYQCILWRFSGEEPIQICQLTTVAFGVKSSPYLALRTLRQLADDEAKKFPLASEIILRDIYIDDIICSVAEKSIAHNIYRELVGLFRAGGMELVKWATNLRELSDEIPDHARSNQILEFPAEFLKVLGLQWQANSDVLSFSISVENLECTKRNILKTVMRIWDPLGLLVPVSLHMKLLIQELWLLKLEWDEPIPNYLQNIWKVFQNELNDLSQIKIPRHIGFKTGSSLELLAFCDASSKAYAAVIYSRIIDPDRHIQLHILCAKSKVAPVKTILTIPRLELCAKLLLAKLLKCVIAQYSNRVNITNVFAFSDSMYHISSSDNPADCASRGLSPKEFLEHPLWLSGPSWCSRDRSEWPLNPFTKNIAQEVVCEAKTISLPVFEEEEHPLYSLINRCGSWLKLIRSTVFVLRFARILPKRQNIIATHLTKAENYLISSVQRVHFREEFRLLKNDKLCSPKIRFLNPFIQDNIIRVGGRLVNAVIAYDQKHPMLLPKRDHFVDLLIDYNHRFNLHAGPHLLLSVLRQKYWILAARGTVRFRVQKCNTCFKTKPRSHAPIMADLPSVRVSQAKAFTYTGVDYGGPFYITLSRHRGVRSQKAYICLFTCLTTRAVHLELASDLNTDVFLAAFKRFLSRRGPCSTIYSDSGTNFIGAKRYLNELYEFVQSNLYQSAINSELSCRRIIWRLNPPTGSHFGGAWESMIKSVRTHLTRVIGEQILSYEEFSTVLIQIEALLNSRPLVWQSSDAAEGLPLTPAHFLTLTPLQSLPAYNVLDKPLNKLQRKELLDSLVQSYWKRWHQEYLGELQTRQKWNTPTCPVTPGTLVLIKNDNLPPLQWLTGVIEEWRCSVAVLGFARMLADRSYYVRRP from the exons ATGGCTGAAGCTAAATTACAATCAAAATTAAAGGTTTTAACTTCGAAAAAGCAAACCCTTTTCAAAAGAGTACAgctattatttgataaaagtcAAAACATTGCGGATGAGACAATTGTGAATGATTTTCTTATCAGATATTCGACTTTGAACGAGACCTGTAATGAGTTTAAGCTCCTAGTtgatgatataaatttaataaatttagagtTAGATCCTGAATTTGAGCCAAATTGTCAAGAATTGAATGTAATAGATGAATTGTTTTGTTACATTAAATCCGTAGCTGATTCTCTTAAGGTGAAAAAATCCGAGCAAGTAAATGAATCGGTGAAATCGATTGGGGATATAGTTTCTCCTAGGCTACCTAAAATTACGATTCCATCGTTTGATGGCAACCCGTTAAGATGGCCTATATTTTATGCTACTTTCAAATCATTGGTgcatgaaaacataaaattggaTAGTATTTCCAAATTACGTTATTTATTAGGAAGTTTAACTCACAATGCACTCGCTTTATGTAGTGGGGTACCTCCTACACCTGAAAATTATTCACTTATGTGGGAttcattaattgataaatatcaaGATTCACGGCATATAGCCTTTAtgtatttggatcaaattttgaaattcaaaccTTTTTTAGTGGAAAGtggtcaaaatttaaacttatttgttgaaaaatttgatagtgCCGTTAACGCTTTAAAGGAAGTAAAGGTGGGAGAGTTAtccgattttattttaatgacaatTGCCTTACAAAAATTGGATGTGCATACACAGAAGTTATTTGAACAGTCATTGGCTAAAGGGGTCATTCCCACCTACAATGAACTTTCCGTTTTTATCAAAACCCAAGCAAAAATACTGAGTCGAACTAGTGGTTCAGCTAATTCCAGTAAGCAAGCAAATTCTAAGGCGGTGATGCATTCATTTGCTATTAGTGCCGATTCAAATTCATCCGATGTTATGAGTAATAATACGTATGAGAAATTAATTTGTCCAAAATGTAAGGGAGATCATAAATTATTCAAGTGTCATAAATTTATGTCTTTAACGCCTACGGAACGAGTCCATGTGGTTAAAGCacataatttatgtttcaaCTGTTTGCATTCCAATCACGGTGTAAAGAATTGTAGTTCAAACTCGAGCTGTCGTAAATGTTCAAAACGCCATCATACGCTTTTACATTTTCATCATAAGTCAGATGCCAATGGTAAAGATAATTCAGAAGTTTTAAAGGGTAATCCCTCCACATCGAGTGTGTCAGTTGAATCCAAGCCATCTCCTCCGGTGAATTTGTGTTCGACATCAGAATTAGTGCAATCGAAATATACTGTATTATTGGCTACAGCTCAAGTACATGTTGTATctcattttggagaaaattttttatttagatttttgatTGACAGTGCAAGTCAATGCAGTTTCATAACTCAGAGGTGTTGTCAAAGACTCAAGTTACCAGTGAATCGAGCGTGTCTGACCGTGTCAGGAATTGGTGTTTCCGAAAAACGCGTCAACGGACAagctcaattaaaattttatagtaaatatgaTATTCACATTAAATACACGATGGATGTTTTAATAGTTGATAAAATTACGGATCAGTTGCCAACCTGTGTGATTGATAGTGAAGTGtgtgatacatttaaaaatttgcgtttggcagatgatgaattttatcgacCGAGTGAGATTGATGGAATGATAGGCGCCGAGTTAGTGCCCTACATTCTGAAGGGACTTCGAATCACAGGTCCGGATTCGCCAGTCGCCCTTGATTCGACGTTAGGTTTCATTATTATGGGTAAAGCGAAAGCTGAAGTCACTAATAACATTATTCAATCTTATTGTTGTGTTAACTCTCCCCTTAATATGGATCAACTCATCCAACAATTTTGGGATAAAGAGGAAGTGCCAAACGGTACCGTGTTAAACGCAGACGATTTAGAGTGCGAAAAATTATTTGCGGCGTCTGTTAAGCGAGACGTAAGTGGTCGATATGAGGTAGCTTTACCATTTAGAAAGATTTTTTCTGATTTAGGAGACTCTTATACTTCTGCTTTAAGACGATTCCAAAACTTAGAAAAACGATTCGCCTCTATgcctttgtttaaaaaacaatatatggAAGTTATACGTGACTATTTCGACGAAGGTCATCTGAAGACCATAAGTGGTCTACATCCTAAATCATGTGGCTACTTTATTCCTCATCACGGGGTTTTTAAGGCTAGCTCCAGTTCTACACCATTACGAGTGGTTTTCGATGCGTCCGCGAAAACCGATAATGGAATATCTTTAAACGATGCTTTATATACCGGTCCGAAATTACAAACTGATATTTTTGACATTCTActtaattttcgtttatttcaatttgCTATGACATCAGATGTGAAACAGATGTATAGACAAATTGAATTGTGTCCTCctcatcaaaaatatcaatgtaTTTTGTGGAGGTTTTCTGGTGAAGAACCTATTCAAATTTGCCAATTAACCACGGTTGCCTTTGGGGTTAAGAGTTCTCCCTACTTAGCTTTACGCACTTTACGCCAATTAGCTGACGATGAAGcgaaaaaatttcctttagCGTCCGAGATAATATTACGTGATATCTATATCGATGACATAATTTGTTCTGTGGCCGAAAAGTCGATCGCGCATAACATTTATCGTGAATTAGTCGGTTTATTCCGAGCAGGAGGCATGGAACTAGTAAAATGGGCGACTAATTTACGTGAGTTATCTGATGAAATTCCTGATCATGCtcgttcaaatcaaattttggaaTTCCCTGCGGAGTTTTTGAAGGTGCTTGGCTTGCAGTGGCAAGCAAATAGCGACGTTCTAAGCTTTTCTATTagtgttgaaaatttagaatgtacaaaaagaaatattttgaaaactgtaaTGCGTATCTGGGACCCTTTAGGTTTGCTTGTTCCGGTATCTTTACATATGAAATTACTAATTCAAGAATTGTGGCTACTCAAACTTGAGTGGGATGAACCAATtccaaattatttacaaaatatttggaaagtCTTTCAAAATGAGTTAAACGACttaagtcaaataaaaattccacGTCATATTGGATTTAAAACGGGTTCTTCGCTAGAATTGTTGGCATTTTGCGATGCATCGTCCAAAGCATATGCCGCAGTTATATATTCCAGGATTATAGATCCGGACCGTCACATACAACTCCATATATTATGTGCTAAATCCAAAGTGGCTCcagttaaaacaattttaactatCCCTCGTTTAGAGTTATGTGCGAAATTATTATTAGCAAAACTTTTGAAGTGTGTTATTGCCCAATATTCGAATCGAGTGAATATTACTAATGTGTTTGCGTTTTCCGATTCAATG TATCATATTTCTAGTAGCGATAATCCAGCGGATTGTGCGTCTCGAGGATTATCACCGAAAGAATTTCTTGAACATCCGTTGTGGTTGAGTGGACCATCATGGTGTTCGCGTGATAGGTCAGAGTGGCCTCTAaacccctttacaaaaaatattgcgCAAGAAGTTGTCTGTGAGGCTAAGACAATTTCGTTACCCGTTTTCGAAGAGGAAGAGCATCCtctttattcattaattaatcgtTGCGGTTcttggttaaaattaatacgaTCAACCGTATTTGTGTTGCGATTCGCTAGAATATTGCCAAAACGGCAAAATATTATAGCTACACATTTAACCAAAGCCGAGAATTACTTAATTTCTAGTGTTCAACGTGTTCATTTTCGAGAAGAGTTTCGTTTATTGAAGAATGACAAACTGTGTTCTCCGAAAATACGCTTTCTGAATCCTTTCATACAGGATAACATTATTCGGGTAGGAGGTCGTTTAGTCAATGCGGTGATTGCTTACGACCAAAAACATCCCATGCTACTCCCCAAAAGAGAtcattttgttgatttattaatcGATTATAATCATCGATTCAATTTACATGCCGGACCTCATTTATTATTGTCCGTATTGCGTcaaaaatattggattttaGCCGCGAGAGGAACGGTCCGTTTTCGTGTACAAAAGTGTAATActtgttttaaaactaaaccGCGTTCACACGCACCAATTATGGCTGATTTACCCAGTGTCAGAGTATCTCAAGCTAAGGCATTTACTTATACCGGTGTCGATTATGGTGGTCCATTCTATATAACGTTAAGTAGGCATCGTGGAGTACGATCCCAAAAGGCTTACATCTGTCTTTTTACATGTTTGACAACCCGAGCGGTTCATTTAGAATTGGCATCAGATTTAAATACGGATGTTTTTTTAGCTGCGTTCAAGCGTTTTCTATCTAGACGTGGGCCGTGTTCTACAATTTATTCTGACtcaggtacaaattttattggtGCTAAACGATATTTAAATGAGTTGTATGAATTTGTTCAATCTAATCTCTACCAATCAGCTATAAATTCAGAATTGTCTTGTCGACGTATCATTTGGCGATTGAATCCACCCACTGGGAGCCATTTCGGAGGAGCTTGGGAGAGTATGATAAAATCAGTTAGGACTCACTTAACTAGAGTTATTGGGGAGCAAATTTTATCATATGAGGAATTTTCAACCGTGCTTATACAAATTGAAGCCTTGTTAAATTCACGCCCATTAGTCTGGCAATCTTCAGATGCGGCCGAGGGTTTGCCGTTAACCCCGGCTCATTTTTTAACGTTAACCCCTTTACAAAGTTTACCCGCATATAATGTACTTGATAAGCCACTAAATAAGTTACAAAGAAAGGAATTGCTTGATAGTTTGGTCCAATCGTATTGGAAACGATGGCACCAAGAATATTTAGGCGAGTTACAAACGCGACAAAAATGGAATACTCCAACCTGTCCTGTAACTCCGGGtactttagttttaattaaaaacgataatttaccGCCACTTCAATGGCTTACCGGTGTAATAGAAGAG tggCGGTGCTCAGTTGCGGTTCTTGGTTTCGCGAGAATGTTGGCGGATCGATCATACTACGTGCGACGGccttaa